A single genomic interval of Aureliella helgolandensis harbors:
- a CDS encoding YcxB family protein — MTEEIRVSYRLSLSEFMRACEAHWRAQRQGTVSNAIAGALALATGIGLWFFNWFWLALTLAILGCALLGLIGIRQVLWRKAFRDARKYHGEISVSFSNDGVHVETLEGKSDLNWGFFSWYLDTPEHVLLYMTKRTFSVIPRSAFSETRTEDAFRLLVTSKLPVIR, encoded by the coding sequence ATGACCGAAGAGATCAGAGTCTCCTACCGACTGAGCCTGTCCGAGTTCATGCGCGCGTGTGAAGCTCATTGGCGCGCGCAGCGACAGGGGACGGTATCAAACGCGATCGCCGGTGCGTTAGCGCTGGCGACTGGAATCGGCCTTTGGTTTTTCAACTGGTTTTGGCTAGCACTGACTCTTGCCATCCTAGGATGTGCCCTGCTAGGGCTGATTGGGATACGACAGGTTCTGTGGCGGAAGGCATTCCGAGATGCCCGTAAGTATCATGGTGAGATTTCCGTGTCCTTCTCCAACGATGGCGTGCATGTCGAGACGCTGGAAGGAAAATCGGATCTCAACTGGGGCTTCTTCTCGTGGTATCTTGATACGCCGGAACACGTCCTGCTATACATGACTAAGAGAACCTTTTCCGTAATTCCCAGATCGGCTTTCAGTGAAACCCGGACTGAGGACGCATTTCGGCTGCTGGTAACCTCGAAGCTCCCCGTGATCAGATAA